The window GAATGATAACCTATACAGAAGACGTGAAGATCAAGCAATTAGGTGTCCATGCTGATATTATCGAGAAATATAGCGTAGTTTCTAGTCAATGTGCAGAGCAAATGGCACTTCGAGTAAAAGAAATATTTCAGACTGATATAGGTGTAGGCATTACTGGAGCAGCTGGTCCGGATGGTCATGGTGGTCAACCAGCGGGTACAATTTGGATTGGAATCGCATTAGGTGATATTAAGCCGGTAACGTATAAACTTAATCTATCAGGTTTACGAAACACGAATAGAATTAGGGCAGTGAAATTTACGATCTATTATTTGATACGTTTACTGCGAGAACAAAAATTAGCAGGAATTTAATTTTGATTAACAAAAACGGCCCAAAATTTAATTTTGAGTCGTTTTTCACGCCCAAAATTAAATAGATGCAAAAAATAAACGAATGAACGTTCGCTTTTTTCTTGTAAATTTCTCAAAGACCGAGTATAGTAAGAATAGAAATAAAAAACATCATCATTTCTTTTGAGGAGGAAATATAATTGGCTAATAATGATCGTAAAGCAGCTTTAGATATGGCGTTAAAACAAATAGAGAAACAATTTGGTAAAGGTTCAGTTATGAAACTAGGTGAAAAAACAAATCTTGAAATTTCTACTTCTTCTAGTGGTTCTTTAGCATTGGATGCAGCACTAGGAATAGGCGGATATCCAAGAGGACGTATTATTGAAATATATGGTCCAGAGAGTTCGGGTAAAACAACCGTTGCTCTACATGCCATTGCAGAAATACAAAAAACTGGTGGTCAAGCAGCCTTTATTGATGCTGAGCATGCATTAGATCCAGTCTATGCACAAAAACTTGGTGTAAATATTGATGAATTACTTTTATCTCAACCGGATACAGGGGAGCAAGCACTTGAAATAGCGGAAGCACTTGTACGTAGTGGCGCAATTGAGATTTTAGTAATTGACTCGGTAGCTGCTTTAGTACCAAAAGCTGAAATTGAAGGAGAGATGGGAGATTCTCATATCGGACTTCAAGCACGTTTAATGTCACAAGCATTACGTAAGCTATCGGGTGTTATTAATAAATCGAATACGATTGCAATATTCATTAACCAAATTCGTGAAAAAGTTGGAGTAATGTTCGGAAATCCAGAAGTTACACCAGGTGGTCGTGCACTTAAATTCTATAGTTCTGTCCGTTTAGAAGTAAGACGTGCAGAAGCTATTAAACAAGGTACCGATATTATGGGTAACAAAACGAAAATTAAAGTAGTGAAGAACAAAGTAGCTCCACCATTTAAAACTGCAGAAGTAGATATTATGTATGGTGAAGGTATTTCTCAAGAAGGAGAAGTAGTTGACATAGGATCAGAGTTTGACATAATTCAAAAAAGTGGTTCTTGGTATGCGTACAATGAAGAGCGCATAGGTCAAGGTAGAGAAAATGCTAAACAGTACTTAAAAGAAAATCCTTCTATTAAGGCTGAAATCACTGGTAAAATCCGTGAATCTCTTGGAATGGCAGCAAGTTCCTTAACGATTGGTGGTCATGAGATCGAAGAGGAAGAAGACGAAGAATTTGAATTATTATTAGATGAAAAATAAAATCCTGATAGTCTCTCATTCATTTGAGAGACTATTTTTTGAAAGAATGTATATGAAATATACTATGAACAATTGGGGTTCATAGTACTTTGAAAATTGATAAAGCCTGCTGATTTCCGTTTCAGGTACACGTTCCGTGGAGTGAGCGATGAATCCTCATCGGAGTTGCCACCTTTTACTACAATCAATGAAGTTAGTAGTACCCAATGAGAAGATTTAGCACAGCCCATCGCTAAGACAATAGAATTAGTTTAAATAATTGTAGTGATAATAATATTCTGTAATCGTTGTTTAATGGCGGCCACTACTATTGGTAGTGGACTACGGAGAAATAATAAGCGTTCACGCAATAAAGAAGCGAAATAGCGAACGAAATTGTATCTTCGTGAGCTTACTCTACGGATTAGAAAGTATTTTTTCTTTCATTACACAAGAATGCACTAAAACTGTTCTTAAAGTTTTAGAAGGGCGACGATCAGTCTCTCTAAAAGATCAGACGCTAATAATATAGCGAGATGTCTGTACAAAGCACTTCGATAACAACAGATACAGGTTTTACCTTAAATGCACTTGCACTTCTACATAGTTAAAATTTGAAGGGCTAATTTTAGAATCACTAGTCGAACAGTCTTAATTTTTAAAAATACACAAGTACAGGTGTTTATTTTGTCCTACTTTTCATATATTATACCTCCCTTCCTTGACAGAGTATTTCTACATCTATACAATTAAAATTGTATAATTTCTTTATTATTAAATGATTATAGGCATTACGTATATGTTTTTGTATATACGTGCCGACTGAAACTAAAAAGTATAGCAATAGGGGGTGTTCGAATGACAGAAATTATCATCTCCGCTTTGCTTGGTCTATTTGTCGGTGCCGTTGTTGGTTATATTTATCTGAAAAACGTGAACGATTCAAAAGTGACTGGTGCAAAACAATCTTCAGCAATCATCATAGATGAAGCAAAGCGAGAAGCGGAAGCGTTGAAGAAAGAAGCACTTTTAGAAGCCAAAGATGAAACTCACAAATTACGAAATGAAGCAGAATCTGACATCCGTGAACGCCGAGGCGAACTGCAAAAACAGGAAAATCGGTTATTACAAAGAGAAGAGAACCTTGATCGTAAAGATGATGCTCTAAACAAGAGAGAAGTAGGTCTTGAGCGTAAAGATGATGCTCTAACTGAAAGACAACAGCATATCGAACAGAAAGAAAACAAAGTGGATGAACTAGTTAACAAGCAACAAACTGAACTAGAAAGAATTTCTACTTTGACTCGAGAAGAAGCGAAAACAATTATTCTCCAAGAAGTAGAAAATGAGCTTGCGACGGATATTGCTGTGATGACAAAGGAATCGGAAACTAGAGCTAAAGAAGAATCCGATAAAAAGTCTCGTGAAATTTTATCCCTTGCGTTACAACGTTTTGCAGCAGATCATGTTGCTGAAACAACCGTTTCTGTTGTTAACTTGCCAAATGATGAGATGAAAGGTCGCATTATTGGCCGTGAAGGACGAAACATTCGTACACTTGAGACGTTAACTGGTATTGATTTAATTATCGATGATACGCCAGAAGCTGTAATTCTTTCAGGCTTTGATCCAATTCGAAGAGAAACAGCCCGTTTAGCACTTGAAAAACTGGTACAGGATGGACGAATTCATCCTGCACGAATTGAAGAAATGGTAGAAAAGTCTAGAAGAGAAGTAGATGAACAAATTCGCGAAATTGGTGAACAAACTACATTCGATATTGGTGTTCATAATTTACATCCAGATCTTATGAAAATTCTAGGTAGACTCCGTTATCGTACAAGCTATGGTCAAAATGTGTTAAAACACTCAACAGAAGTTGCCTATTTAGCAGGGTTGTTAGCTGCAGAACTTGGTGAAGATGTAACACTTGCAAGACGTGCAGGGTTACTACATGACATTGGGAAAGCAATTGACCATGAAGTAGAAGGTAGCCATGTAGAAATTGGTGTCGAGTTAGCAACAAAATACAAAGAACATCCAGTAGTTATTAATAGTATTGCTTCCCATCACGGGGATACAGAAGCTACATCTGTTATTGCCGTATTAGTGGCAGCTGCCGATGCATTATCTGCAGCAAGACCAGGTGCGAGAAGTGAAACATTAGAAAACTACATTCGTCGTTTGGAAAAACTTGAGGAAATTTCTGAGTCCTATGAAGGTGTAGAAAAATCTTTTGCTATTCAAGCAGGTCGAGAAATTCGCATAATGGTTCGTCCAGATCAAATTGATGACCTAACAGCTCATCGTTTGGCGAGAGATATCCGTAAACGAATCGAAGAAGAATTAGATTATCCTGGTCATATTAAAGTGACTGTTATAAGAGAAACTAGAGCTGTAGAATACGCTAAATAGCATACAGTAATGGTGTTCTAATGTTTCATAAGTTAGTATTAACAAAAAGGCTTCGAATTGAAGCCTTTTTTTCGTGAAAGGAATGAAATAGTAATGAGAATATTATTTATAGGTGATATCGTTGGATCAATGGGTCGCGATACGTTAGAAGATTATTTACCAAGACTAAAAAGAAAATATGATGTGGATGTAGTTATTGCAAATGGGGAGAATGCAGCTGCAGGTCGTGGGATTACGAAAAGTATTTTTCAGTCATTGCTCCATATGGGGGTAGACGTAGTAACAATGGGTAACCATACTTGGGATCAAAAAGAAATTATGGACTTTATTGATGACACGGACTATTTAATCCGCCCTGCCAACTTTTCAGAGGATGCTCCTGGTAAAGGAATGACTTCCATCTCCAAAAATGGTCATACCATTTCAGTGATCAATATGCATGGTCGCACATTTTTACCACCACACGATGATCCATTTAAAATGGCTACGGAAATGGTTGAAGAAGCCAAAAAATTATCACCTATAGTCTTTGTAGACTTTCATGCAGAAGCTACAAGTGAAAAGATTGCATTTGGTTGGCATCTAGATGGAAAGGCCTCTGTCGTAGTTGGAACACATACACATGTTCAAACGGCAGATTCTCGTATATTACCAGGAGGAACAGCTTATATCACAGACGTTGGTATGACAGGTCCGTACGATGGTGTTCTAGGCATGAAAAAAGAAGATGTACTCTACCGTTTCCAAACAAATATGCCAGCTCGTTTTGAAGTACCTAAGATTGGACGTTCTGTACTTAGCGGTTTCTTCGTGGAAGTGGACAATACCACTGGGAAAGCAATACACCAAGAACGAATTTATATAAACGAGGATTACCCGTTTAAAGGCTAAAAAGTCTAAAAGATTACTCCTGCGCATACGTTAGGTTATGGACCAGAAGCAAGTTCATAATATAGCGACAAAAGGAGAAATGATAGTGGATTCTTTAAAAGTATCTTCCCGTTCAAACCCAAATTCAGTTGCTGGGGCATTAGTTGCAGTAATTAGAGAACAAGGGTATGCAGAAATGCAAGCAGTAGGAGCAGGAGCATTAAATCAGGCTATCAAAGCGATAGCGATTGCCAGAGGATTTGTTGCCCCAAGTGGAACAGATCTAACTTGTTCTCCAGCTTTCACCGATATTGTCATATCTGGTGAAGATCGAACAGCTTTAAAGTTACTTGTTGAAAAAAAGGCAAAATAGACAGGGGGTCGCTACTTTTATAGTAGCGACCTCTCTTTTTAAAGAAAGTAAATTACTGCCGATTTCCGCAAGGTGATCGATGAAACATCACCGCTACTTACGCGTCGCTTGTGATGTTTCATCTGACTCACTCATTGCGCCAGAGTCGCCGCTCTCCGCGGATATCAAAGAAGTGAGTAGTACCTGTGAGTTAGATTAGACAGCCTAGCAAAAATTAACCGGTAATAATATAGCTACAAGTCTGTCCAAAGCAACTCGGAAAGGATAGAACCAGGTGTTGACCTTTAGAACTCACTCATATTTTTCTTAGATGGTAATATTTTCATTTTATAATTTTTAAGAATAATTTGTGACGATACGTTTCCGTCAAAGGTCTGAATTTCAATAAAAATACGGGGAATACATAGTGATAAACGCTACTTCATGATAAACTAATGAAGGAAATTAGCATTTAATCGAATAGTAAGGAGATGTTTATATGTTGCAACAGCTTTCTTGGAAAGTAGGAGGGCAGCAAGGAGAGGGTATTGAAAGTACAGGAGAAATATTCTCTATGGCGATGAACCGCCTAGGATACTATCTATACGGATACCGTCATTTCTCTTCTCGAATTAAAGGTGGCCATACAAACAATAAAATCTGTGTACGTCCAACGCAAGTTCGTACAATTCCAGATGATTTAGATATTTTAGTAGCATTTGATCAAGAAACAATTGATGTCAATTACAAAGAGTTAACTGAAAAGAGTATTATTCTGGCAGACGCAAAATTCTCACCAGTAGAACCTGAAGAATGTAAAGCGCCTATGTATATTGTCCCTTTCACAGAGATAGCTGCAGAGCTTGGAACATCTCTTATGAAAAATATGGTTGCAATTGGTGCAAGTGCCGCATTACTTAACTTGGATAAAGCTGTATTCCAAGGTGTGGTAGATGAAATTTTCGGGAAAAAAGGACAAGAAGTAGTAGAAAAAAATATGCAAGCTATTCAACAAGGCTTCGATACAATGGCTGAACAGCTAGGAGATCGTCTAGGAGAGTGGGAAATAGCTCCGGCCGACGGAAAACACCGTATGTTTATGATAGGAAATGATGCAATTGCACTTGGCGCATTAACAGCGGGTGTTCGTTTTATGGCAGCTTATCCAATCACTCCAGCTTCCGAAATAATGGAGTATATGATTAAAAAGCTACCACTATTTGGTGGAGCAGTTATTCAAACAGAGGATGAAATTGCCGCTGCTACAATGGCAATAGGTTCAAACTATGGTGGAGTTCGTGCGTTTACTGCATCAGCAGGTCCGGGACTTTCACTTATGATGGAAGCAATCGGTCTTTCTGGTATGACCGAACAACCGCTTGTGATTGTAGATACACAGCGTGGAGGACCTTCAACAGGACTTCCGACGAAGCAGGAGCAATCCGATTTAATGCAAATGATTTATGGTACTCATGGAGAAATTCCAAAAGTTGTTATTGCACCGAGTACTGGGGAAGAAGCATTCTACGATACAATTCAAGCCTTCAATATTGCAGAGGAATTGCAGCTTCCTGTAATTATCTTATCGGATTTACAATTGTCACTTGGTAAACAAACAGTGGAGCCATTTGATTATTCTAAGGTTGAAATCCGTCGTGGAAAATTAGTAGAAAATGAAGAAATTCCTGTAGCTGAAGATAAATCGTACTTCAAGCGTTATGAACTAACGGAAGATGGGGTTTCCCCACGTGTTCTACCAGGAACCGAGCACGCTATTCACCATGTAACTGGAGTAGAGCATGATGAAACAGGTAAGCCATCTGAAGCGTCTACAAATCGTAAAGCTCAAATGGATAAACGATTAGGGAAGCTGAAGCATATTAACTTTAAAGAGCCAGTATATGTGAACGCACCATACGAAGAAGCGGATATACTATTTGTTGGCTTCAATTCTACTAGAGGAGTGCTAGAAGAATTACAGCAAACACTTATTGAAAGTGATGTTAAAGTAAACCATGCACATATTCGTTTAATCCATCCATTCCCTGTAGAGGAAATGCTACCACTAGTTGCGAAAGCGAAAAAAGTAGTAGTAGTCGAAAATAACGCAACAGGCCAATTAGCAAGTATCATTAAAATGAATGTTGGCGGTCATGATAAATTGGTCAGTGTTACGAAATATGACGGCACACCATTTTTACCATTACAGCTTGCAAAACAAGTAAAGGAGTTGCTAACAGATGGTAACATTTAAAGATTTTCGTAATAACGTAAAACCTAACTGGTGTCCAGGTTGTGGTGACTTCTCAGTGCAGGCGGCTATTCAACGTGCTGCAGCAAATGTTGGCATTCAACCACATGATTTAGCAGTAATTTCTGGTATCGGCTGTTCTGGACGAATTTCTGGTTACATTCATTCATATGGTTTTCATGGTATTCACGGTCGTGCACTTCCAATAGCTCAAGGATTGAAAATGGCAAACAAAGATTTACACGTTATCGCTTCTGGCGGTGATGGTGATGGATTTGCAATAGGGATGGGTCATACTATACATTCTATACGTCGTAATATTGATATAACATATGTTGTTATGGACAACCAAATCTACGGATTAACAAAAGGTCAAACGTCCCCACGATCAGCAGAGGGCTTTAAAACGAAGTCAACTCCTGGTGGAGCAATTGAACCTTCTGTTCAACCATTAGAACTGGCTCTTACATCTGGCGCAACATTTGTAGCACAAGGATTTTCTTCTGATATTAAAGAGCTAACTGCTATTATCGAAGCAGGGATCAATCATAAAGGCTTCTCGTTCATCAATGTGTTTAGCCCGTGTGTAACATACAATAAAGTAAATACGTATGATTGGTTTAAGGAACATCTTACAAAGCTTTCTAATATTGAAGGATATGACTCTACAAACAGAGAAGAAGCTATGAAAGTAGTAATGGAAAGAGAAGGACTTGTAACAGGTATCATTTATCAAGATGAAAATGCACCATCCTACCAAGAACAAGTTCCTGGTTACGCACCTACACCACTAGTCGATCAAAATTTGAAGATGAGTGAACAGGAATTCAATGCATTACTTCAAGACTTTATGTGATTAATATTTAGCTCATGAATTTTAACGTTCATGAGCTTTTTTATTATTTGGAAATAATAAAGTTACAAAATTATTTTGATTTCCGTTTCAGTCGGACACTTTCCGCGGGCGATGCCGAGCCCCCTCAGGCAAATATGATATAAATAATGAAGGCTTTATGTATGTGATGTTGTTAGTCTACGTAACCTTATTTACTCCCAGGGGGTCTTGACTTTCAAGCCGGAGTCGCTGCCCTTTATGTGAAAAACATATATGCAGGATCTATATCTAGTTTTAGATTGGCAACGCACATCCGTTTAGACGATCCCACAATGGAGGGATATTTTGTATTGAAAAATATTTACGTGTTTTTTGATTGAATACTCGTGCCGTCCTTAAGAATTCCCAATAACAAATAAAAATTTGAACATAATTTGTCTAATTAAGAAATTTTAAGCTGAATGCCTTGTAGGAACAGAGAACTATTCAGTATAATAGGAGGGATATTCGTACTTTTCACGAATGAAGGAAAGGAGAGTTCTTATGAACGAGGAATCACGTTTACAAAGTACTCAAGTGAAGGAAGCTAGCTCTTTGGATAAAAAATCCGAAAAGGATTATAGTAAATATTTTCAAGCAGTCTATACTCCGCCATCATTAAAAGATGCGAAAAAACGTGGCAAAGAAGAGGTAGAATACCATAACGACTTTGCTATTGCAGAGCAATTTAAAGGCATGGGTCAAAATAGAAAATTTTATATCCGCACATATGGCTGTCAAATGAACGAGCATGATACAGAAGTAATGGCAGGTATCTTCATGCAACTAGGATATGAACCTACGGATACTGTAGATGATGCAAATGTTGTTTTACTTAATACTTGTGCCATTCGTGAAAATGCAGAAAACAAAGTATTTGGTGAGCTTGGTCATTTTAAGCATTTAAAACAAAAGAATCCAGATGTCTTGATCGGTGTCTGTGGATGTATGTCGCAGGAAGAATCAGTTGTCAACAAAATATTAAAAACTTACAATCAAGTAGATATGATTTTTGGTACACATAATATTCACCGTCTTCCTAACATACTAAACGAAGCATACCTTTCAAAAGAAATGGTCGTGGAAGTTTGGTCTAAAGAAGGAGACGTTATAGAAAATTTACCGCGTGTACGTAAAGGTTCGATTAAAGCATGGGTTAACATTATGTATGGCTGTGATAAATTCTGTACATATTGTATCGTTCCATATACACGTGGAAAAGAGCGTAGTCGTCGCCCGGAAGATATTATTCAAGAAATTAGACATCTTGCTGCGCAGGGATACAAAGAAGTAACATTGCTTGGTCAAAACGTAAATGCATACGGAAAAGACTTTGAAGATCTAGATTATCGCTTTGGTGATTTAATGGATGACCTTCGGAAGATTGACGTAGCTCGCATACGTTTCATGACTAGTCATCCTAGGGACTTTGATGACCATTTAATCGAAGTGCTTGCAAAAGGCGGAAATTTAGTAGATCATATTCATCTTCCAGTACAATCTGGATCATCTGATATACTTAAAATAATGGCTCGTAAATACACAAGAGAGCATTATTTAGAGCTAGTTAGTAAAATAAAAGCAGCTATCCCAAATGTATCATTAACAACAGACATAATTGTTGGGTTCCCAAATGAAACAGACGAACAATTTGAGGAAACAATGTCACTATATAAAGAAGTCGGTTTTGAAATTGCCTATACGTATATTTACTCTCCACGCGAAGGTACACCTGCTGCTAAAATGGTAGATAACGTACCGATGGAAGTGAAAAAGGAAAGACTTCAGCGTTTAAATAAGCTTGTAAATGATATGTCGGCTGAAGCTATGAAAAAACATGCTGGACAAATTGTGGAAGTTTTAGTAGAAGGTGAAAGTAAAAACAACCCTGATGTACTTGCAGGCTACACAAGTAAAAGTAAACTAGTTAATTTCGTGGGTCCTAAAGATATTATCGGCCAACTAGTTAAAGTAAAAGTAACAGAAGCAAAAACATGGTCACTTACTGGGGAACTAGTAAATGAAACAATAGAGCAAAAGGTGGGAGTATAATGTCTACTACAAAATATACTAGAGACGATATTATTGAAAAAGCAAAAGAAATTGCAACAATGATTGCAAATACTGAGGAAGTTGAATTCTTCAAACGTGCAGAAGAGCAAATCAATGAAAATACAAAGGTACGTGAAAAAATAGCGAGTCTTAAAAGCTTACAAAAACAAGCAGTCAACTTTCAGCATTTAGGAAAAGAAAAGGCACTTACACTAATTGAAGGTAAGATTTCAGCAATCGAAGAAGAAATTGATAGCCTGCCGATTGTACAACAATTCAAACAATCTCAAGGTGACGTAAATAGTCTGCTACAATTAGTTGCAAATTCAATTTCTAATAACGTAACAAACCAAATTATTGAAGCAACAGATGGTGATTTATTAAGAGGTGAAACCGGCTCTAAGGTAAAAAACACAACATACGATAGTTGTTCATAATTAGAAAATCCAATAAGGCATACATTTGATCCTAACACGATTAAATGTATGCTTTTTTTTGAAACCACTTTACCCTCTATAAAATACCGAAAATACTAAATAGGTTGACAATTAAATAAATTTATATGTTAATATTAATAAGTGCAAGGGGATTATATATAAAAAGGGAGGAAATGGAATGAGGAAAAGACAGTTAAAGTTTTTGAGTATACTAAGCGTTTTAGTATTATTGATACTTGCAGCTTGTGGTTCAACAGATGGGGATTCTTCTGACAGTGGTTCAGAAGGCGATTCAGGTAAAACAAAAGATGATTATAAATTTTTAAGTATGTTAACTGGTGGAACGCAAGGTACTTACTATCCACTAGGTGGAACTTTTGCAGAATTAATCACTACGGAAACAGGTGTTAAAACTACTGCAGAGGTATCTCAAGCATCTGCAGCTAATATGACAGCATTACAAGAAGGTGAAGGTAATATAGCTTTCGTTCAAACGGATATTGCTTACTATGGTACTGAAGGAATAATGATGTTTGAAGGTAAGAAAACAGATGCGGTTTCAGCATTAGGTGCGTTATATCCAGAAACAGTTCAATTAGTTACATTAGCGGATTCTGGAATTACTTCATTTGAAGATTTAAAGGGGAAAAAGGTTTCTGTTGGTGCACCAGGGTCTGGTACCTATGCGAATGCAGAGCAATTGCTTGAAATCCATGGCTTATCAATGGACGATATTGAAGCACAAAATTTAGATTTCGGTGAGTCAACAGATGGTATTCAATCTGGACAAATCGATGCAGCATTTATTACAGCTGGTTATCCAACTGGTGCTGTGGAAGCACTAAATGCTACAAACAAAGTTTCTATCATTCCAGTAAGTGATGAAAAAGCAGACGAATTAATCGAAAAATATCCATATTACGCGAAGGATACAATTCCATCTGGTACTTACGGTTTAACAGAAGAAACTCCAACAGTCTCTGTACTAGCTATGCTAGCAGTAAACAAAGAGCTTCCAGAAGACCTAGTATATGAAATGACAAAAGCAATCTATGGAAATACTGATAAAATCAGTCATGCAAAAGGTGAGTTTATCAAAGCCGAAACTGCTTTAGATGGTATCGGAATTGAAATTCACCCAGGAGCACAAAAATATTTCGATGAAGTCAATAAATAATCTAACAGTTATAAGGGGCTCTGTTGCGAATTGCTTCGAGTCCCTTTTTGTTAACAAAAGTGAGGTTTAACAACTTCATGAAAAAAATAATCGGATTGGTTTTGATTTTTCTTTTAATTATTTTTTGTTTAATCCCTGTCTTTCCGGCGTTTACTTTTACGGAGACTAGAACGGAGCATCCAACTATTCACTATATTTCAATAGAGAAACAGAATAGCTTTCAAATTATTTTCACACATACTATTCACCTTACAGATGTGATAGAAAGCTATAAAGTACTAGAGTCGAATGAAATTCAGTTGGTATCCATGCAATATAGTGATGTTTCAATTGGAATGCCTGGTTATGCCGAGAAAGGTCAAACATTGACTTATGAGAATGGTGTATACACGCTCAAATACGATGAAGCAGTTTTGAACGATTTTATTTTACATATTGGAGATGTAGACAAAAAATTAGATTTTATTTACAACGAGAAACATTTCAATTTAAAAGAAGAGCTCGAAAGAGGTAAGTCGTACGAATTTAAAGTAAAGAAAATCTCGTTGTTTGAAAAAGTGAAAGGAGTCAAATTGAATGGCAGATAAGAAAAATCAAAATATACAAGACAATCAGTTTGAAGAGCTGTCTTTGGAAGAACAACAAGAAATTTTAGAGAAATATGATCTGGAGTCGAATACTCGTACTTTAGATGGTGTGCTTAAATACATTATCTATTTTGGTTTAATGGCATTTTCCTTATTTCAACTTTATACAGCCATTTACGGTCAATTTCCTGCTCAAATTCAACGAACTGTCCATTTAGGATTTGGTTTAGTTTTTATCTTTTTACTATTTCCAGCACGAAGAAAATTTTCTAAGTCGAAAATAGCATGGTATGATTTCATATTAACAGCTGGTGCTTTGTTAATCGGAAGCTATTGGACGATAAACTATACTCGTTTAGTACAAAGTTTAGGTTCCTTAGAGACTATGGACTTCATAGTAGGTTTACTAGCGGTGTTACTTGTCTTAGAGGCATCTAGAAGAGCAGTTGGTTTGCCTATTACAATAATCGCCGCAATCTTTTTGGTATATGCATACTTTGGAGAATATTTCCCTGCATTTATGGCTCATAGAGGTCAAAGTGTCGATAATATTGTCAATTTAATGTTCTACACAACTGATGGTATTTTAGGAACACCTCTTGCTGTTTCATCTACCTATATTTTTGCATTTTTGCTTTTTGGTGCATTTTTAGTAAAAACAGGAGTAGGTC is drawn from Psychrobacillus sp. INOP01 and contains these coding sequences:
- the rny gene encoding ribonuclease Y, which translates into the protein MTEIIISALLGLFVGAVVGYIYLKNVNDSKVTGAKQSSAIIIDEAKREAEALKKEALLEAKDETHKLRNEAESDIRERRGELQKQENRLLQREENLDRKDDALNKREVGLERKDDALTERQQHIEQKENKVDELVNKQQTELERISTLTREEAKTIILQEVENELATDIAVMTKESETRAKEESDKKSREILSLALQRFAADHVAETTVSVVNLPNDEMKGRIIGREGRNIRTLETLTGIDLIIDDTPEAVILSGFDPIRRETARLALEKLVQDGRIHPARIEEMVEKSRREVDEQIREIGEQTTFDIGVHNLHPDLMKILGRLRYRTSYGQNVLKHSTEVAYLAGLLAAELGEDVTLARRAGLLHDIGKAIDHEVEGSHVEIGVELATKYKEHPVVINSIASHHGDTEATSVIAVLVAAADALSAARPGARSETLENYIRRLEKLEEISESYEGVEKSFAIQAGREIRIMVRPDQIDDLTAHRLARDIRKRIEEELDYPGHIKVTVIRETRAVEYAK
- a CDS encoding 2-oxoacid:ferredoxin oxidoreductase subunit beta; the encoded protein is MVTFKDFRNNVKPNWCPGCGDFSVQAAIQRAAANVGIQPHDLAVISGIGCSGRISGYIHSYGFHGIHGRALPIAQGLKMANKDLHVIASGGDGDGFAIGMGHTIHSIRRNIDITYVVMDNQIYGLTKGQTSPRSAEGFKTKSTPGGAIEPSVQPLELALTSGATFVAQGFSSDIKELTAIIEAGINHKGFSFINVFSPCVTYNKVNTYDWFKEHLTKLSNIEGYDSTNREEAMKVVMEREGLVTGIIYQDENAPSYQEQVPGYAPTPLVDQNLKMSEQEFNALLQDFM
- a CDS encoding 2-oxoacid:acceptor oxidoreductase subunit alpha produces the protein MLQQLSWKVGGQQGEGIESTGEIFSMAMNRLGYYLYGYRHFSSRIKGGHTNNKICVRPTQVRTIPDDLDILVAFDQETIDVNYKELTEKSIILADAKFSPVEPEECKAPMYIVPFTEIAAELGTSLMKNMVAIGASAALLNLDKAVFQGVVDEIFGKKGQEVVEKNMQAIQQGFDTMAEQLGDRLGEWEIAPADGKHRMFMIGNDAIALGALTAGVRFMAAYPITPASEIMEYMIKKLPLFGGAVIQTEDEIAAATMAIGSNYGGVRAFTASAGPGLSLMMEAIGLSGMTEQPLVIVDTQRGGPSTGLPTKQEQSDLMQMIYGTHGEIPKVVIAPSTGEEAFYDTIQAFNIAEELQLPVIILSDLQLSLGKQTVEPFDYSKVEIRRGKLVENEEIPVAEDKSYFKRYELTEDGVSPRVLPGTEHAIHHVTGVEHDETGKPSEASTNRKAQMDKRLGKLKHINFKEPVYVNAPYEEADILFVGFNSTRGVLEELQQTLIESDVKVNHAHIRLIHPFPVEEMLPLVAKAKKVVVVENNATGQLASIIKMNVGGHDKLVSVTKYDGTPFLPLQLAKQVKELLTDGNI
- a CDS encoding stage V sporulation protein S translates to MDSLKVSSRSNPNSVAGALVAVIREQGYAEMQAVGAGALNQAIKAIAIARGFVAPSGTDLTCSPAFTDIVISGEDRTALKLLVEKKAK
- a CDS encoding TIGR00282 family metallophosphoesterase is translated as MRILFIGDIVGSMGRDTLEDYLPRLKRKYDVDVVIANGENAAAGRGITKSIFQSLLHMGVDVVTMGNHTWDQKEIMDFIDDTDYLIRPANFSEDAPGKGMTSISKNGHTISVINMHGRTFLPPHDDPFKMATEMVEEAKKLSPIVFVDFHAEATSEKIAFGWHLDGKASVVVGTHTHVQTADSRILPGGTAYITDVGMTGPYDGVLGMKKEDVLYRFQTNMPARFEVPKIGRSVLSGFFVEVDNTTGKAIHQERIYINEDYPFKG
- the recA gene encoding recombinase RecA is translated as MANNDRKAALDMALKQIEKQFGKGSVMKLGEKTNLEISTSSSGSLALDAALGIGGYPRGRIIEIYGPESSGKTTVALHAIAEIQKTGGQAAFIDAEHALDPVYAQKLGVNIDELLLSQPDTGEQALEIAEALVRSGAIEILVIDSVAALVPKAEIEGEMGDSHIGLQARLMSQALRKLSGVINKSNTIAIFINQIREKVGVMFGNPEVTPGGRALKFYSSVRLEVRRAEAIKQGTDIMGNKTKIKVVKNKVAPPFKTAEVDIMYGEGISQEGEVVDIGSEFDIIQKSGSWYAYNEERIGQGRENAKQYLKENPSIKAEITGKIRESLGMAASSLTIGGHEIEEEEDEEFELLLDEK